In the Devosia sp. SL43 genome, one interval contains:
- a CDS encoding NAD(P)/FAD-dependent oxidoreductase produces the protein MAGKRHRVVIVGGGFGGLAAAQALERADVDITLIDRRNHHLFQPLLYQVATASLSTSEIAWPIRHILRKRSEATTLLATVTGVDVAGKAVVLEDGSRVPYDSLILATGARHAYFGHDEWEQFAPGLKTLEDATTIRRKLLLAFEAAERETDPAKRKALLTFVLIGAGPTGVEMAGAIVELARVTLKGEFRSISPDEARVVLIEGGKRVLANFKQELSDYTLKALRDLGVEVELGAAVTEIDAGGVVYGGKRLDVATIIWAAGVQASPAAKWLGVEPDRAGRVKVEADLTVPGHPEIFVVGDTATITMPDGKPVPGVGDGAKQGGKHAARVIKARLGRFGQQIPFRYKHAGDLATIGKRAAVIDFGRFQLKGWMAWWVWGIAHIYFLIDTKNRLAVALSWLWIYLSGQRSARLITQGDAEKKAPIKEMTEA, from the coding sequence ATGGCCGGCAAGAGGCATCGCGTTGTTATCGTCGGCGGCGGCTTCGGCGGACTGGCTGCGGCGCAGGCACTTGAAAGGGCCGATGTCGACATCACCCTGATCGACCGGCGCAATCACCACCTGTTCCAGCCCCTGCTCTACCAGGTGGCGACGGCATCGCTCAGCACCTCGGAAATCGCCTGGCCGATCCGCCATATCCTGCGCAAGCGCAGTGAGGCGACGACGCTGCTGGCAACGGTCACCGGCGTCGATGTAGCCGGAAAGGCGGTGGTGCTGGAAGATGGCAGCCGCGTTCCCTATGACAGCCTGATCCTGGCGACCGGCGCCCGACATGCTTATTTCGGGCATGACGAATGGGAGCAGTTCGCACCGGGGTTGAAGACGCTCGAGGATGCGACCACCATCCGGCGCAAACTGCTGCTGGCCTTCGAGGCAGCGGAGCGGGAAACGGACCCAGCTAAACGCAAGGCGCTGCTGACGTTCGTGCTGATCGGCGCGGGACCCACAGGGGTCGAGATGGCGGGCGCCATTGTCGAGCTGGCGCGGGTGACGCTCAAAGGCGAGTTCCGCAGCATCTCGCCGGACGAGGCGCGGGTGGTGCTGATCGAGGGCGGCAAGCGGGTGCTGGCCAATTTCAAGCAGGAACTATCGGACTACACGCTCAAGGCCTTGCGCGACCTTGGCGTCGAGGTGGAACTGGGCGCGGCGGTGACCGAGATCGATGCCGGTGGCGTGGTCTATGGTGGCAAGCGGCTAGATGTCGCGACCATCATCTGGGCGGCAGGGGTGCAGGCGTCGCCGGCGGCAAAGTGGCTGGGCGTGGAGCCGGATCGGGCCGGGCGGGTGAAGGTCGAGGCGGACCTTACCGTGCCTGGGCATCCGGAGATTTTCGTGGTCGGCGACACGGCAACAATCACCATGCCTGATGGCAAGCCCGTGCCCGGTGTCGGCGACGGCGCCAAGCAGGGCGGCAAGCATGCGGCGCGGGTAATCAAGGCGCGGCTGGGGCGGTTCGGGCAACAGATCCCGTTCCGCTACAAGCATGCCGGCGACCTGGCGACCATCGGCAAGCGGGCGGCGGTGATCGATTTCGGACGGTTCCAGCTCAAGGGCTGGATGGCCTGGTGGGTCTGGGGAATCGCCCATATCTACTTCCTGATCGACACCAAGAACCGGCTCGCCGTGGCACTGAGCTGGTTGTGGATCTATCTCAGCGGCCAGCGCAGCGCCCGGCTGATCACGCAGGGCGATGCAGAGAAGAAAGCGCCGATCAAGGAAATGACTGAGGCCTAG
- a CDS encoding FGGY-family carbohydrate kinase, which produces MPLPRLIAVIDIGKTNAKVVLIDAETRSQLAARSTPNTVRRDGLYPHMDVERLWGFIVESLKALHAEHGVDGVSITTHGATAALMAGNRLALPVLDYEHSGPEETGEAYGAARPDFAESLSPRLPVGLNLGAQIFWQSRVYADRFAEVTDILMYPQYWAWRLTGVMANEVTSLGCHTDLWAPDASAFSSLVVNEGWADLFPAVRPAASVLGPITADVAAITGLRAGTPVTCGIHDSNASLLPHLGQHEAPFTILSTGTWAIAMTVGGDTGRLDPLRDSLANVDAFGRPVPTARFMGGREFDMLAPGAVAPDADDIEAVIAGGIQALPSFVPGVGPFPQSVGRWTVEPETLSAGQRTAAVSLYLALVTEACLGLCGLGREIIIEGPLARNTLFAAALGRLTGAKVSASGDATGTSLGASMLFGGPAGSSSGTVIAPLEHAGFDDYAERWRATI; this is translated from the coding sequence ATGCCCCTGCCCCGCCTCATCGCTGTCATCGATATCGGCAAGACCAATGCCAAGGTGGTGCTGATCGACGCGGAGACGCGGAGCCAGCTGGCGGCGCGCAGCACGCCAAACACGGTGCGCCGTGACGGACTCTATCCGCATATGGATGTGGAGCGGCTATGGGGCTTCATCGTGGAGAGCCTCAAGGCGCTGCATGCCGAGCATGGCGTCGATGGGGTGTCGATCACGACGCATGGGGCGACAGCGGCGCTCATGGCGGGCAATCGCCTGGCGCTGCCGGTATTGGACTATGAGCATAGCGGGCCGGAGGAGACCGGCGAGGCCTATGGCGCGGCGCGGCCCGATTTTGCCGAGAGCCTGTCGCCGCGACTGCCGGTCGGGCTCAATCTGGGGGCGCAGATTTTTTGGCAGAGCCGGGTTTATGCTGACCGATTTGCCGAGGTAACTGACATCCTGATGTACCCGCAATATTGGGCGTGGCGGCTGACGGGCGTGATGGCGAACGAAGTGACGTCGCTGGGGTGCCACACCGATCTGTGGGCGCCGGACGCTTCAGCGTTTTCGAGTCTGGTGGTGAATGAGGGCTGGGCTGATCTGTTTCCGGCGGTGCGGCCGGCGGCATCGGTGCTGGGACCGATCACGGCGGATGTCGCGGCGATAACCGGGCTGCGGGCCGGTACGCCGGTGACGTGTGGCATCCACGATTCGAATGCGTCGCTGTTGCCGCATCTGGGACAGCACGAGGCGCCATTCACGATCCTGTCGACGGGCACCTGGGCCATTGCGATGACGGTCGGTGGCGATACCGGGCGGCTGGATCCCTTGCGGGATAGCCTGGCCAATGTCGATGCATTCGGGCGGCCCGTGCCGACGGCGCGGTTCATGGGCGGGCGGGAGTTCGACATGTTGGCGCCGGGCGCGGTGGCGCCGGACGCGGACGATATCGAAGCGGTGATCGCTGGCGGCATTCAGGCTCTGCCCAGTTTCGTGCCGGGCGTCGGGCCGTTTCCACAATCGGTCGGGCGCTGGACGGTAGAGCCGGAGACCCTGAGCGCGGGCCAGCGGACGGCGGCAGTTTCGCTTTATCTGGCGCTGGTGACCGAGGCCTGCCTGGGCCTCTGCGGATTGGGCCGCGAAATCATCATTGAGGGACCCTTGGCGCGGAACACGCTTTTTGCCGCTGCCCTGGGGCGGCTAACGGGCGCGAAAGTCAGCGCTTCAGGCGATGCGACGGGAACCAGCCTTGGCGCGAGCATGCTGTTTGGTGGACCGGCGGGAAGCAGTTCGGGGACGGTGATCGCCCCGCTGGAGCATGCCGGCTTCGACGACTACGCTGAGCGGTGGCGAGCCACGATCTAG